One window from the genome of Nitrosospira multiformis encodes:
- the metF gene encoding methylenetetrahydrofolate reductase [NAD(P)H]: MESQKKFAPTFSFEFFPPQTREGIEKLRATRKQLAQLNPKFFSVTFGAGGSTRDRTLETVLEIQAEGYAAAPHLSCIGSTRENIRTMLQKYRDGGIRHIVALRGDLPSGMAQWGEFRYADELVSFIRKEFGNAFHIEVASYPECHPQADSAQDDLLNFKRKVEAGADSVITQYFYNADAYFNFIEACEEMGIGVPIVPGIMPINKFSQLARFSDSCGAEIPRWIRKKLEGYGDDSASIRAFGLDVVTDLCDRLLSAGAPGLHFYTLNSAGLTTTIWQRLGL; encoded by the coding sequence ATGGAATCACAAAAAAAATTCGCTCCCACTTTCAGTTTCGAGTTTTTCCCACCGCAAACGCGGGAGGGGATAGAGAAGCTGCGTGCTACGCGCAAACAATTGGCGCAACTTAACCCAAAGTTTTTTTCGGTGACATTTGGCGCGGGAGGTTCGACCCGGGACCGCACCCTTGAAACAGTGCTGGAAATTCAGGCGGAAGGATATGCGGCCGCCCCCCATCTTTCCTGCATCGGTTCGACCAGAGAGAATATTCGTACCATGTTGCAAAAATATCGAGACGGGGGTATTCGTCATATTGTCGCCTTGCGTGGCGACTTGCCCTCAGGCATGGCGCAGTGGGGAGAATTTCGCTACGCAGATGAACTGGTGAGCTTCATCCGTAAGGAATTTGGTAATGCGTTTCATATCGAAGTGGCTTCATATCCGGAATGTCATCCTCAGGCGGACTCGGCACAGGATGACTTGCTGAACTTCAAGCGCAAGGTGGAGGCAGGAGCGGATTCCGTTATCACCCAGTATTTCTACAATGCCGATGCCTACTTCAATTTCATTGAAGCGTGTGAAGAGATGGGTATCGGCGTTCCAATCGTGCCCGGTATCATGCCAATCAATAAATTTTCCCAGCTGGCGAGATTCTCGGATTCCTGCGGTGCGGAGATCCCGCGCTGGATCAGGAAAAAACTGGAAGGATATGGAGATGACAGTGCATCAATACGCGCGTTCGGGCTGGATGTCGTGACCGACTTATGCGACAGGCTGCTTAGCGCAGGCGCGCCGGGATTGCACTTTTATACGTTGAATTCAGCGGGGTTGACAACTACCATCTGGCAACGCTTGGGATTGTAA
- a CDS encoding pyridoxal-phosphate-dependent aminotransferase family protein yields MTAKHFYPAKKVSTFYPPQRVLMGPGPSDTHPRVLSAMARPTLGHLDPVFTDMMEELKSLLRYTFQTSNLLTFPVSGPGSVGMEMCFVNMVNPGDKVIVCRNGVFGGRMIENVQRCGGIAVVVEDKWGAPVDPQKVEDALKQNPDTKIVAFVHAETSTGALSDAKLLCEIAHRHNCLTIVDTVTSLAGSPLKVDEWKIDAIYSGSQKCLSCPPGLSPVSFSERVVELVKNRKGKVQSWFMDLNLLLGYWGTTRTYHHTAPTNALYALHEALVMLYEEGLEHSWARHQRNHTALKAGLETLGIEYLVEEKSRLPQLNSVYVPDGIDEKEVRRRLLADYSLEIGAGLGDLAGKIWRFGLMGYSSKMENVMLCLNALETVFSDMGKKIEYGTAESAAHYAYAANPLPRQAAPVKAVAVA; encoded by the coding sequence ATGACCGCCAAACATTTTTATCCCGCCAAAAAAGTTAGCACGTTCTATCCCCCCCAACGTGTTTTGATGGGGCCGGGACCGTCGGATACCCATCCCCGCGTATTATCCGCCATGGCCCGCCCGACACTGGGTCACCTTGATCCGGTGTTCACGGATATGATGGAGGAATTGAAGAGCCTGCTGCGTTATACCTTTCAGACCTCTAATTTACTGACTTTTCCGGTTTCCGGTCCGGGCTCGGTCGGGATGGAAATGTGTTTCGTCAACATGGTCAACCCCGGCGATAAGGTGATTGTGTGCCGCAACGGCGTATTTGGCGGGCGCATGATCGAGAACGTGCAACGCTGCGGCGGTATCGCAGTGGTGGTGGAAGACAAGTGGGGAGCCCCGGTTGATCCGCAAAAAGTGGAAGATGCACTGAAACAGAATCCCGATACGAAGATCGTTGCTTTCGTTCATGCTGAAACATCCACCGGCGCGCTGTCGGATGCGAAATTACTATGCGAAATTGCGCATCGCCATAATTGCCTCACCATTGTGGATACCGTCACCTCGCTGGCCGGTTCCCCCCTCAAGGTTGACGAATGGAAGATCGACGCCATTTATTCCGGCAGCCAGAAATGCCTGTCATGCCCGCCAGGTTTATCGCCTGTAAGCTTTTCGGAGCGTGTGGTGGAACTGGTCAAGAATCGCAAGGGTAAAGTACAAAGCTGGTTTATGGATTTGAACCTGTTGCTCGGTTACTGGGGCACCACCCGCACTTACCATCACACCGCTCCCACCAATGCGCTCTATGCATTGCATGAGGCTCTGGTCATGCTGTATGAGGAAGGGCTGGAACATTCCTGGGCGCGTCATCAGCGTAACCACACGGCGCTGAAAGCGGGGCTGGAAACGCTCGGTATCGAGTATCTGGTGGAAGAGAAATCCCGCCTGCCCCAGCTCAATTCGGTCTACGTGCCGGACGGCATCGATGAGAAGGAAGTACGCCGCCGGTTGCTCGCAGATTATAGTCTGGAAATCGGCGCGGGGCTGGGCGACCTCGCCGGAAAGATCTGGCGTTTCGGTCTGATGGGCTACTCGAGCAAAATGGAAAACGTGATGCTATGCCTGAACGCGCTGGAAACGGTATTCTCTGACATGGGTAAGAAAATTGAATACGGTACAGCCGAGTCGGCGGCGCATTACGCTTATGCGGCCAATCCCCTGCCTCGGCAGGCCGCTCCGGTAAAAGCTGTAGCGGTGGCTTGA
- the ydiK gene encoding AI-2E family transporter YdiK has product MIKRPDLTSNLLSVLVISLLIAGSLWVMEPFLPAAIWATMIVVATWPIMIMVQRRLGGRRGPAVAVMVLAMTVIIGLPLAMAISTIIDNAVNVANLVKNLPNYHLPVPPDWLRGIPLVGERLWNEWQAISNAGAASLTDKIQPYASRIANWALSQMNSVAMLFIHLLLTLIVSAIFYARGEIAVAGVARFARRLAGPRGEDAVQLAGQSIRAVALGIVFTAIAQSALGGLGLWTAGVPFAGVLTAIMLFFCIIQVGPGIPLLGGVIWLFYQGDQTWGFILLVWAILVGLMDNVLRPVLIRRGANLPILLILIGVLGGILTFGIIGLFIGPVILAVTYTLTNAWIADGEAKEAEAELPPSSL; this is encoded by the coding sequence TTGATTAAGAGGCCCGACCTTACCAGTAATTTGCTCAGCGTGCTCGTCATCAGCCTGCTAATCGCGGGTAGTCTGTGGGTGATGGAGCCATTTTTGCCCGCGGCGATCTGGGCGACCATGATAGTCGTGGCAACGTGGCCGATCATGATTATGGTGCAGCGGCGTTTGGGTGGGCGGCGGGGTCCAGCGGTGGCGGTAATGGTATTGGCCATGACAGTGATTATTGGACTGCCTTTAGCCATGGCGATCAGCACGATCATTGATAATGCCGTCAACGTGGCCAATCTGGTAAAAAACTTGCCGAACTATCATTTGCCGGTTCCACCAGACTGGTTGCGTGGCATTCCGCTAGTGGGCGAGCGCCTCTGGAATGAATGGCAAGCCATCTCGAATGCGGGTGCCGCCAGCCTTACCGACAAAATCCAGCCTTATGCCAGCAGAATTGCCAACTGGGCGCTAAGCCAGATGAATAGTGTGGCCATGCTGTTTATTCACCTGCTACTCACTTTAATAGTTTCTGCTATTTTTTATGCCCGCGGTGAAATAGCAGTTGCCGGTGTCGCCCGCTTTGCCAGGCGTCTGGCTGGTCCACGCGGTGAGGATGCGGTTCAACTCGCCGGTCAATCCATTCGCGCCGTCGCATTAGGTATCGTTTTCACCGCCATTGCTCAGTCGGCGCTGGGCGGCCTTGGCCTATGGACTGCCGGGGTGCCGTTTGCCGGTGTGCTGACTGCCATTATGCTGTTCTTTTGTATTATCCAGGTAGGCCCGGGCATACCATTACTGGGCGGGGTTATCTGGCTGTTTTATCAAGGCGATCAAACATGGGGTTTCATACTGCTGGTGTGGGCCATTCTTGTCGGCTTGATGGACAATGTCTTGCGCCCTGTCTTGATCAGACGGGGTGCCAATTTGCCGATACTTCTGATTCTGATAGGCGTGCTGGGTGGCATCCTTACCTTCGGCATCATTGGTCTGTTTATTGGTCCGGTCATTCTTGCGGTAACTTACACGCTGACGAATGCCTGGATCGCTGATGGAGAGGCGAAGGAAGCGGAGGCGGAACTGCCGCCGAGTAGCCTATGA
- a CDS encoding efflux transporter outer membrane subunit, translating to MPTPVFSRTRLLCLTLMLMLGGCMFGPDYRRPETEIPKTFRFDNKQTQDIADTMWWEQFQDPVMNDLIKAALAENKNVGVAAARIMEFQGHYGATRSELFPQIGGQVGARHNNINSLTLPPPLASDITRSWNLYTVSINASWELDIWGRIRRLSEAARAQLLASEEGRRATILTLVSSVASSYINLLALDRQLDIAKRTAVSRAQSVEVFELRFAGGVISQMELSQIRSQYEVAAAAIPPLESQIAQQENALSVLLGRPPGPIPRGRELKELSLPVVSAGLPSELLVRRPDLQQAEQKLIAANAEIGAARALYLPRISLTGLLGVASNHLSGMFSSPARIAAFGVMTSIPIFTAGGIAGQVKQAEGRHQQALLQYEQAILVAFKEVEDALISVQKTREQLTPQGRRVDALRDYNEMARLRYDEGYTSYIEVLDSERSLFEAETSFAQIQGTVFGSLINLYMVLGGGWVAEADQVSKQAVPVKN from the coding sequence ATGCCGACTCCCGTCTTTTCGCGTACACGCCTGCTCTGCCTGACACTCATGCTCATGCTTGGCGGTTGCATGTTTGGGCCTGACTACCGGCGCCCCGAAACTGAGATACCGAAGACATTCCGTTTCGACAACAAGCAAACACAGGATATTGCCGATACCATGTGGTGGGAGCAATTCCAGGATCCCGTCATGAACGATCTGATCAAGGCAGCGCTTGCGGAAAACAAGAACGTAGGGGTCGCCGCCGCGCGCATCATGGAATTTCAGGGCCACTACGGCGCCACACGCTCGGAACTGTTTCCGCAGATTGGCGGACAAGTTGGCGCGAGGCACAACAATATCAACTCGCTTACGCTGCCTCCCCCCCTCGCATCCGATATCACTCGATCATGGAATCTTTACACCGTATCGATCAACGCGAGCTGGGAACTCGATATCTGGGGGCGCATACGACGGCTGAGCGAGGCTGCGCGTGCGCAGCTGCTTGCTTCGGAAGAAGGTCGCCGTGCGACCATATTGACGCTTGTCTCTTCGGTCGCGTCGTCTTATATCAATCTGCTGGCGCTGGATCGGCAGCTCGATATCGCAAAAAGGACGGCGGTGAGCCGTGCGCAATCGGTGGAGGTGTTCGAGCTGCGTTTTGCCGGTGGCGTCATTTCGCAGATGGAGCTTTCACAAATCCGGTCGCAATACGAAGTGGCCGCAGCTGCGATTCCCCCGCTTGAATCCCAGATCGCGCAGCAGGAAAACGCACTCTCGGTGTTGCTCGGCCGTCCTCCCGGCCCGATCCCGCGCGGAAGGGAGCTCAAGGAACTCAGTCTGCCGGTGGTGTCGGCAGGGTTGCCCTCCGAATTGCTCGTGCGCCGCCCTGACCTTCAGCAAGCAGAACAGAAATTGATCGCAGCCAACGCGGAAATTGGCGCGGCGCGCGCACTATACTTGCCGAGAATTTCCCTGACAGGTCTACTCGGCGTAGCGAGCAACCATCTTTCAGGCATGTTTTCCAGTCCTGCGCGCATTGCCGCTTTTGGCGTAATGACTTCGATACCGATTTTTACCGCTGGCGGTATCGCCGGCCAGGTAAAGCAAGCTGAAGGACGGCATCAACAAGCACTGTTGCAGTATGAGCAAGCAATCCTGGTTGCATTTAAAGAAGTGGAGGATGCACTCATATCCGTGCAGAAAACACGTGAGCAGCTCACTCCTCAGGGTCGCCGGGTCGACGCGCTACGTGATTATAACGAGATGGCTCGGTTACGCTACGACGAAGGCTATACCAGTTATATCGAGGTGCTTGATTCCGAGCGCAGCCTGTTCGAGGCCGAAACCAGCTTCGCGCAAATTCAGGGCACGGTATTCGGTTCACTCATCAATCTCTACATGGTACTTGGCGGGGGATGGGTAGCCGAGGCCGACCAGGTATCGAAGCAAGCGGTGCCAGTCAAAAATTGA
- a CDS encoding efflux RND transporter permease subunit, which produces MSISHYCIDRPIFASVISIVITLAGAVALYNLPVAQYPDITPVQISVTATYPGASAEVAAQNVAAPIEQQVNGADKLLYMSSTSSSAGLMTLSAFFEIDVDPSLAQVDVQNRVNLALPQLPSSVQAQGVSVQKKSSAFMMVIAVYSPDERYDPGYIANYASIYVLDAIKRIPGAGQASIFGMPDYAMRIWLKPDRMAALGVTATDVQQAVANQNEQFAVGSIGQSPTKGAVEQSFAITTEGRLSTPAEFDNIIIRAASGGAAIVRLKDVGHAELGQKDYSLRTTRQGRPATAIAVYQQPGANALDVSKAVRATLKGMESSFPQGIEYEIIMDTTAFTRASIESVIHTFFEALVLVVMVVFLFLQNLRATLIPVIAVPISIIGTAIGMTALGFSINMLTLFGMVLAIGIVVDDAIVVIEAVEHNMAKYGLSPRDAARKAMDEVGGALIAIVLVLCAVFIPVAFIPGITGQLYKQFAITIAISVVLSGIVALTLSPALATLLLKPGHGEKNRFFKWFDAKFARMTEGYVHGVRFMIKRVSLALMLFAGMLAIAFGLIKHIPGSFLPPEDQGYLLGAVIMPDAAGLDRTSNVSRHATDYFMKSPATKSIVVIDGFSLLDSQNKSNAAVFFVGFKDFEERYSSDNIRTQNARAVMMDAFKTFSGVKEGLILPINPPSIPGLGTTGGMEMYILSKGDANSAQIAEIVQKYLAKAKERPELTKVASTYNAFAQQLRVDVDREKAETLGVPVQDVYTAMQTMFGSLYVSQFAKFSRLFQVIIQGAPAYRLTAKDIDRIYVRSKDGSMVPLSAVATTHFITGPDMVTRFNNFPAVKITAEPAPGFSSGQAIAAMEETAAEVLPLEFGSEWSGQTYEEKKSGGASSIVFVFGLIMVFLILAAQYEKWSLPLGVLTAVPFALFGALLAILLRGLNNDIYFQIGLTMLVALAAKNAILIFEYAVMNREAGQSIYDSAINSARDRLRPIVMTSLAFILGCVPLAISMGVSANSKHSIGTGVIGGMLGATVIAVFFIPMFYWAIETLSEKMGSKRKASATGSPAPVMAPEAVPKNTSEGD; this is translated from the coding sequence ATGAGCATCTCGCACTATTGCATCGACCGGCCGATATTCGCATCGGTCATTTCGATCGTCATTACACTGGCGGGCGCGGTGGCATTGTACAACCTGCCGGTTGCGCAGTATCCGGACATCACGCCGGTACAGATTTCAGTGACGGCTACCTATCCTGGGGCATCAGCCGAAGTAGCCGCACAGAATGTCGCGGCTCCGATCGAACAGCAGGTCAATGGCGCAGACAAACTACTGTACATGTCGTCGACGAGTTCGTCGGCCGGCCTCATGACGTTGTCCGCTTTTTTTGAGATTGACGTTGATCCATCGCTCGCGCAGGTGGATGTACAAAACCGTGTGAACCTGGCATTGCCGCAGCTTCCCTCCTCGGTGCAGGCTCAAGGTGTCTCGGTGCAGAAGAAATCTTCTGCATTCATGATGGTGATTGCGGTCTACTCCCCCGACGAGCGCTACGATCCGGGTTACATCGCAAATTATGCAAGTATTTATGTGCTCGATGCCATAAAACGCATCCCCGGCGCTGGTCAGGCTTCCATCTTCGGCATGCCCGACTATGCGATGCGCATCTGGCTCAAGCCGGACCGCATGGCCGCATTGGGTGTCACCGCCACCGATGTACAGCAGGCGGTTGCCAATCAGAACGAGCAATTCGCGGTCGGCAGCATCGGCCAGTCGCCGACCAAGGGTGCGGTCGAGCAATCGTTCGCCATCACCACCGAAGGCCGTTTGAGCACGCCGGCCGAATTCGACAATATCATCATCCGTGCCGCCAGTGGAGGCGCTGCGATTGTGCGGTTGAAAGATGTCGGCCACGCGGAGCTTGGCCAAAAAGATTACTCCCTGCGCACCACTCGCCAGGGCAGGCCTGCAACGGCGATTGCTGTCTACCAGCAGCCAGGCGCCAACGCGCTCGACGTCTCAAAGGCGGTACGCGCGACGCTGAAAGGGATGGAAAGCTCGTTCCCTCAAGGTATCGAGTATGAAATCATCATGGACACTACCGCGTTCACGCGCGCGTCGATCGAATCCGTGATCCATACTTTCTTCGAAGCGCTGGTACTCGTCGTGATGGTGGTGTTCCTGTTCCTGCAAAACCTGCGCGCCACCCTGATTCCGGTTATCGCGGTACCGATCTCCATCATCGGCACGGCGATCGGAATGACCGCGTTGGGTTTTTCGATCAATATGCTTACGTTGTTTGGCATGGTGCTTGCAATCGGTATTGTCGTCGACGATGCGATCGTGGTCATCGAGGCGGTCGAACACAACATGGCCAAGTATGGCTTGTCTCCGCGTGATGCGGCAAGAAAGGCGATGGACGAAGTCGGTGGCGCGCTGATCGCAATCGTGCTGGTATTGTGTGCCGTGTTCATTCCTGTTGCGTTCATACCCGGCATTACCGGCCAACTCTACAAGCAGTTCGCGATCACGATCGCGATTTCAGTGGTGCTATCCGGCATCGTGGCGCTGACACTGTCGCCCGCCCTCGCGACGCTGCTGCTCAAACCTGGCCACGGCGAAAAGAATCGTTTTTTTAAATGGTTCGATGCCAAATTCGCGCGTATGACTGAAGGCTACGTTCACGGCGTGCGTTTTATGATTAAACGCGTCAGCCTGGCACTCATGCTGTTCGCCGGCATGCTCGCCATTGCCTTCGGGCTGATAAAACACATTCCGGGTTCGTTTTTGCCGCCGGAGGATCAGGGGTACTTACTCGGGGCGGTTATCATGCCCGATGCCGCGGGCCTCGACCGCACCAGCAACGTCAGTCGACACGCAACCGACTACTTCATGAAGAGCCCGGCGACCAAATCCATCGTGGTCATAGATGGCTTTAGCCTGCTCGATAGTCAGAATAAAAGCAACGCCGCGGTATTTTTTGTGGGTTTCAAGGATTTTGAAGAACGTTACTCGTCCGATAACATCCGCACCCAGAACGCGCGTGCCGTGATGATGGATGCTTTCAAAACTTTCTCAGGCGTCAAGGAGGGGCTTATCCTACCGATCAACCCGCCTTCGATCCCGGGGCTGGGCACAACCGGCGGCATGGAAATGTATATCCTGAGCAAGGGCGATGCCAATAGCGCCCAGATCGCGGAGATCGTACAGAAATACCTGGCCAAGGCCAAGGAGCGCCCGGAATTGACCAAAGTTGCCTCGACTTACAACGCATTCGCGCAACAGTTGCGCGTCGATGTCGATCGTGAAAAGGCAGAAACGCTGGGTGTGCCGGTACAGGATGTTTATACCGCGATGCAGACAATGTTCGGCTCACTCTACGTATCGCAATTCGCCAAATTCAGCCGCCTGTTTCAGGTGATTATCCAGGGAGCGCCTGCTTACCGCTTGACGGCAAAGGATATCGACCGTATCTATGTGCGCAGCAAAGATGGCAGCATGGTGCCCCTCAGCGCGGTCGCCACCACGCATTTCATCACGGGACCGGATATGGTCACGCGCTTCAACAACTTTCCAGCGGTAAAAATTACAGCCGAGCCCGCGCCAGGCTTCAGTTCGGGACAGGCTATTGCGGCAATGGAAGAAACCGCGGCGGAGGTCTTGCCCCTTGAATTTGGTAGCGAGTGGAGCGGCCAAACCTATGAAGAAAAGAAATCTGGCGGTGCCTCGTCTATAGTGTTCGTGTTTGGCCTGATCATGGTATTCCTGATCCTTGCGGCACAATACGAGAAATGGTCGTTGCCGCTGGGTGTGCTGACCGCGGTCCCCTTCGCGTTGTTCGGAGCATTGCTTGCGATCCTGCTGCGCGGCCTTAACAATGACATCTACTTCCAGATCGGGCTGACGATGCTGGTCGCGCTTGCGGCCAAGAATGCGATCCTGATCTTCGAATATGCGGTGATGAACCGCGAAGCGGGCCAATCAATCTATGATTCCGCCATCAACTCGGCGCGGGACCGGCTACGGCCAATCGTGATGACCTCGCTCGCCTTCATCCTGGGTTGCGTGCCGCTGGCGATCTCAATGGGCGTCTCCGCCAACAGCAAGCATTCAATTGGGACCGGGGTCATTGGCGGTATGCTGGGTGCCACGGTGATCGCGGTATTCTTCATCCCGATGTTCTACTGGGCGATTGAAACGCTGTCCGAAAAAATGGGTAGCAAGCGGAAAGCCTCAGCTACAGGCAGCCCAGCTCCTGTAATGGCTCCTGAAGCCGTTCCAAAGAATACGAGTGAGGGAGACTGA
- a CDS encoding efflux RND transporter periplasmic adaptor subunit — translation MNILPLERRTLHPCSPHGTSLLLAGMIFTLFTGCSKPPPPASPPSVEVTAVTVAPRDTPVEFEFVAQTQSSREVEIRARVEGFLEKRLYTEGELVKAGQKMFQMDRKPFEAALQSAKGQLAQQQARLSVAEATLARVRPLTEKNALSKKDLDDAVGNEQQAKAAVFAAQGEVQTAQLNLSYTTLSSPLTGLSSFTKKQEGSFLTPGEGGLLTYVAQLDPIWVNFSISENEMLKLRDEIAKGRLKFPPRSLFEVEVTLADGSVFPNLGRISFAEPSFSKETGTFLVRTELANSKGELRPGQFVRAHVKGAIRPNGILIPQRAVLQGAKGHYVWIIDKDGKAEKREVEAGDWQGDDWFISQGLNAGERIVVDGAIRVSPGATLKVVVTPATTGATIPADAVKSSPNETLSSSPEQEESQPKPPSSSEKPAE, via the coding sequence ATGAACATCCTTCCGTTAGAGCGACGCACTCTCCATCCATGTTCGCCGCACGGCACTTCGCTACTGCTGGCTGGCATGATTTTTACGCTGTTTACGGGTTGCAGCAAGCCGCCACCCCCGGCCAGCCCGCCATCGGTAGAGGTAACCGCCGTCACTGTCGCGCCACGGGATACTCCGGTCGAGTTTGAATTCGTGGCGCAAACGCAGAGTTCGCGCGAAGTCGAGATTCGCGCCCGGGTTGAGGGCTTCCTCGAAAAGCGTCTGTATACTGAGGGCGAACTGGTGAAGGCGGGACAGAAAATGTTCCAGATGGACCGTAAACCGTTCGAGGCCGCGCTGCAGTCGGCCAAAGGTCAACTGGCACAACAACAGGCACGGCTGAGTGTGGCTGAAGCAACCCTCGCACGGGTAAGACCGTTGACTGAGAAAAACGCACTCAGTAAAAAGGACCTTGACGACGCGGTGGGTAACGAGCAACAGGCAAAAGCGGCGGTATTCGCGGCGCAGGGAGAAGTACAAACCGCACAACTGAATTTGAGTTATACCACGCTCTCTTCTCCACTCACCGGACTATCGAGCTTCACCAAAAAACAGGAAGGCAGCTTTTTGACCCCCGGTGAGGGTGGGTTGCTGACGTATGTAGCGCAACTCGACCCAATATGGGTCAACTTCAGCATCTCCGAGAATGAAATGCTCAAGTTGCGTGATGAAATCGCCAAAGGACGGCTCAAGTTTCCCCCTCGCAGTCTTTTCGAAGTTGAGGTAACTCTGGCCGACGGTTCGGTGTTTCCGAATCTCGGGCGCATCAGTTTTGCCGAGCCATCGTTTTCCAAGGAAACGGGTACTTTCCTGGTACGCACGGAGCTTGCCAATTCCAAGGGCGAATTACGTCCAGGACAGTTTGTGCGTGCTCACGTCAAAGGCGCGATACGGCCCAACGGCATTCTGATCCCGCAGCGCGCGGTGCTGCAAGGTGCGAAAGGCCATTACGTATGGATCATAGACAAGGATGGCAAGGCTGAAAAACGTGAAGTTGAGGCCGGGGACTGGCAGGGAGATGACTGGTTCATCAGTCAGGGTCTGAACGCTGGGGAGCGCATCGTGGTCGACGGCGCGATCAGGGTTTCACCGGGTGCCACGCTCAAGGTGGTTGTCACGCCCGCCACTACGGGCGCCACGATACCCGCTGATGCGGTAAAGAGCTCACCCAATGAAACGCTCAGTTCATCGCCGGAACAGGAAGAGTCCCAACCTAAACCGCCGTCCTCCAGTGAGAAACCGGCGGAATAA
- the ppk2 gene encoding polyphosphate kinase 2, with product MDKKTKKDKKQAQTVTGGPGGTTKKIKLKEYEQEMFKLHAELVKLQFWAQETGARVIVIFEGRDAAGKGGVIKRITERVNPRIFRTVALPAPTEREKTQMYMQRYLAHYPAGGEIVIFDRSWYNRAGVERVMGFTSEAKCKRFLELVPTFEKYIVDAGIILVKYWFEVGMEEQTRRFKQRIEDPRKPWKLSPMDLEAHRRWYDFSRARDEMFAATDSEHAPWHVVKSDNKRRARLNCISHLLSLIPYKDLPQKKVKLPPRQKSDGYQPSQHPYRYIPEKF from the coding sequence ATGGACAAGAAAACGAAGAAGGACAAAAAACAAGCACAAACTGTAACCGGTGGACCCGGCGGCACAACCAAAAAGATCAAGCTCAAGGAATATGAGCAGGAGATGTTCAAGCTTCACGCCGAATTGGTCAAACTACAATTCTGGGCACAGGAAACCGGCGCACGGGTGATCGTAATATTCGAGGGGCGCGATGCCGCCGGCAAGGGCGGAGTTATCAAGCGAATCACTGAACGCGTGAATCCGCGCATATTTCGTACGGTAGCGCTGCCAGCGCCAACCGAGCGCGAAAAGACCCAGATGTACATGCAGCGCTACCTTGCACATTATCCCGCCGGAGGCGAGATAGTGATCTTTGATCGCAGCTGGTACAACCGGGCCGGCGTCGAGCGCGTCATGGGGTTCACCAGCGAAGCCAAGTGCAAACGTTTTCTCGAACTGGTACCCACATTCGAAAAGTACATCGTTGATGCTGGTATCATCCTGGTGAAGTACTGGTTTGAGGTGGGGATGGAAGAACAGACCCGGCGCTTCAAACAACGAATCGAGGATCCACGCAAGCCGTGGAAGCTGTCGCCGATGGATCTGGAGGCACACCGCCGCTGGTACGATTTTTCCCGTGCACGCGATGAGATGTTTGCCGCCACCGACAGTGAACATGCTCCCTGGCACGTAGTTAAATCGGACAACAAGCGGCGTGCACGGCTTAATTGCATTTCTCATCTGTTAAGCCTGATCCCCTACAAGGATTTACCGCAAAAGAAAGTAAAATTGCCGCCGCGACAAAAATCGGATGGTTACCAGCCCTCGCAACATCCTTATCGCTATATACCTGAGAAATTCTGA